The DNA region CCTCCATCGACCCCGAGGGGATGAAGAACGCCTGGAGCAGGAAGGTACGGATCAGCACCGCCAGGCAGAAGGCCACGACGAGCAGCAGCGGCAACTCCTGCCAGAGCGGCATCTGCCGTTTCTCACGCCGGGCCCGTCGTCGCCACGGATCAACCGAGCCGCTGTCGTCAAGCGCCTGTACCACGCCCACTCCCCGGTCCGCAGATACGACTACCGCCCGGCAGTCTCGTCGAGACTTCCCGGGCGGTAGTGGAGGTCACCCGCCGGCCATGGCGGGTCGCCGCCCCGCTGCGCCCGTACGACCAGGGTAGTGCGGTCTGGCCGGTACGACATACGCGCAGCTGAGGCGGCGTGGCGCAGCGCGAGGTCAGCTCGGCTGCTTCTCGCGCAGCTCCTTGATCTTGGCCTTCTTGCCCCGCAGCTCGCGCAGGTAGTAGAGCTTGGCGCGGCGGACGTCACCACGGGTCACGACCTCGATCCGGTCGATCGCCGGGCTGTTGATCGGGTAGGTCCGCTCGACACCGACGCCGAAGCTGAGCTTGCGGACGGTGAAGGTCTCGCGCAGTCCGGCGCCCTGGCGACGGATGACCACGCCCTGGAAGATCTGGACCCGGGAGCGGTTACCCTCGACCACTCGCGCGTGCACCTTCACGGTGTCACCGGCGCGGAAGTCGGGAAGGTCGGTGCGCTTCGACTGGGCGTCAAGAGCGTCCAGGATGTTCATCGCTCGTCCTCGTGAGGCTCACGGCGCACCGTCAATCGGCGCGCGAATGGGTGATACTGATCCCCGGATGGCGGCCGGTGGAACCGACCCCGGTCGGGGATCCTCGCAGCCGTCCACGGCGCAGACGACTGCGGCAACCCCTCTACTTTGCCATATCCCGTCCGGGCACCGGAAACCCGGCCCGGTCGAGGGTCGCCACGTCCCGTTTGTCCAACTGCTCAGGGTCGAGGGCGGCCAGCATGTCCGGCCGACGTCGGCCGGTGCGCTGCAGGGCCTCGTCGCGGCGCCAGCGGGCGATCCGCCCGTGGTCGCCGGAGCGCAGCACCTCCGGCACCTCCAGCCCCCGCCAGGCCGCCGGCTTGGTGTACATCGGCGCTTCCAGCAGCCCGTGGGCGTGTGACTCCTCGGTCAGCGAGCCGGCGTTGCCGAGCACCCCGGGCAGCAGCCGGGTGACCGCCTCCAGGATCACCAGCACGGCCACCTCGCCACCGAAGAGCACGTAGTCGCCCAGACTGACCTCGGTGACCGGCATCCGGGTGGCCGCGTGGTCCAGGACCCGCTGGTCGATGCCCTCGTACCGGCCGCAGGCGAAGATCAGGTGCGGCTCGGCGGCCCACTCGTACGCCAACGCCTGGGTGAAGGGCACCCCGGCCGGGGAGGGCACCAGCAGTCGGGGGGTCGCCGCCGACTCCGCGGGGGCCAGGGCGTCCAGGGCCGCACCCCAGGGCTCGGGCCGCATCACCATGCCCGGCCCACCGCCGTACGGGGTGTCGTCGACCGTGCGGTGCACGTCGTGGGTCCAGGTACGCAGATCGTGTACGCCCAGCCGCAGGGTGCCGTTGGCCCGAGCCTTGCCGATCAGGGACAGATCCAGGGGGGCGAAGTACTCCGGGAAGATCGACACGATGTCGACACGCATCAGGGGTGCTCCGCGGGATCAGAGGTCGAGCAGGCCGTCAGGCAGGTCGACCACGACGCGACCACCGGCGAGATCGACCTCGGGGACCATCACCTTGATGAAGGGAATCAGCGCGGTACGTCCCTCGGGGCGACGCAGCACCAGCAGATCCGAGGCGGGTGCGTGGTCGATCCGGGCCACCTCGCCCAGTCGCTCCCCGGCCGGGGTGACCACGGCCAGCCCGACCAGTTGGTGGTCGTGGAACTCCTCCGGGTCCTCCGGCGGGGCCACGTCGGCGCTGTCCACGGCGAGCAGGGTGCCCCGCAACGCCTCCGCGACGTTGCGGTCCAGCACGCCGTCGAAGGCGACCAGGAGATGACCCTGGTGCCAGCGGGCAGCCTCCACGGTCAGCTCGGCGGGCACCTCGTAGCGCTCTCCCGGACTGGCGGCCGGCTCCTGGCGGCCACGGGGAACCGCCCCCGGCATGGTGGTCAACACCATGCCGGGGGCGAACCGCGTCTCGGGCTCGTCCGTACGCACTTCCACGGTGACCTCACCGCGGATGCCGTGCGGCTTGCCGATCCTGCCGACGATGAGCTGCATCAGTACGAGTCGACGATGTCGACGCGCACGCCGCGCCCACCGATGGAGCCGATCACCTGGCGCAGTGCCTTGGCGGTCCGACCGGACCGCCCGATCACGGTGCCCAGGTCCTCGGGGTGCACGCGGACTTCGAGCCGCTTGCCCCGACGGGAGTCGACCATCCGGACGCGTACGTCATCGGGGTGATCGACGATGCCCTTGACCAGGTGCTCCAACGCCGGCCGCAGTGCCATGTCAGGCCTGCTCACCGGAGTCCGCAGCGGCCGGCTCCTCGGCCTTCGGCGCCTCCGCCTCGGCCTTGGCGGCCTTCTTGGCCGGCTTGGCCGGGGTGTCCGCCACACCGGCGGCGGCCTTGGCCTCGGCCTCGTAGGCGGCCGTGCGGTCGACCCGCTCCGGCGCCACCTTCAGCGGCGGCGGGGCCGGCAGGCCCTTGAACTTCTGCCAGTCACCGGTCAGCTCCAGCAGCCGCTGCACCGCCTCGCTCGGCTGGGCGCCGACGGACAGCCAGTACTGGACCCGCTCCGACTTGACCTCGATCACCGAAGGGTCTTCCTTCGGCTGGTAGATCCCGACGAACTCGATCGCCCGGCCGTCGCGCTTGGTACGCGAGTCGGCGATGACGATGCGGTACTGCGGGTTGCGGATCTTGCCCATCCGCAGGAGCCGGATCTTTACGGCCACGGTTGTTTCGCTCCTGTTGCGATCTCACCGGCCCAGGTGGGCGGTGTGCACGGGTGAGCGCCA from Micromonospora sp. NBC_01739 includes:
- the rplS gene encoding 50S ribosomal protein L19; this encodes MNILDALDAQSKRTDLPDFRAGDTVKVHARVVEGNRSRVQIFQGVVIRRQGAGLRETFTVRKLSFGVGVERTYPINSPAIDRIEVVTRGDVRRAKLYYLRELRGKKAKIKELREKQPS
- the trmD gene encoding tRNA (guanosine(37)-N1)-methyltransferase TrmD produces the protein MRVDIVSIFPEYFAPLDLSLIGKARANGTLRLGVHDLRTWTHDVHRTVDDTPYGGGPGMVMRPEPWGAALDALAPAESAATPRLLVPSPAGVPFTQALAYEWAAEPHLIFACGRYEGIDQRVLDHAATRMPVTEVSLGDYVLFGGEVAVLVILEAVTRLLPGVLGNAGSLTEESHAHGLLEAPMYTKPAAWRGLEVPEVLRSGDHGRIARWRRDEALQRTGRRRPDMLAALDPEQLDKRDVATLDRAGFPVPGRDMAK
- the rimM gene encoding ribosome maturation factor RimM (Essential for efficient processing of 16S rRNA), with the protein product MQLIVGRIGKPHGIRGEVTVEVRTDEPETRFAPGMVLTTMPGAVPRGRQEPAASPGERYEVPAELTVEAARWHQGHLLVAFDGVLDRNVAEALRGTLLAVDSADVAPPEDPEEFHDHQLVGLAVVTPAGERLGEVARIDHAPASDLLVLRRPEGRTALIPFIKVMVPEVDLAGGRVVVDLPDGLLDL
- a CDS encoding RNA-binding protein is translated as MRTPVSRPDMALRPALEHLVKGIVDHPDDVRVRMVDSRRGKRLEVRVHPEDLGTVIGRSGRTAKALRQVIGSIGGRGVRVDIVDSY
- the rpsP gene encoding 30S ribosomal protein S16; translation: MAVKIRLLRMGKIRNPQYRIVIADSRTKRDGRAIEFVGIYQPKEDPSVIEVKSERVQYWLSVGAQPSEAVQRLLELTGDWQKFKGLPAPPPLKVAPERVDRTAAYEAEAKAAAGVADTPAKPAKKAAKAEAEAPKAEEPAAADSGEQA